The Opitutaceae bacterium nucleotide sequence GGCGAGAAAGAGCGAAAGCAGGGGAAGGATACTCCAGCTGTTGCCGAAATCGGAAGTGGTGAGGCCGACGGACTCGACGGCGAAGAGAACCACAAAGGTGGTGATCACGCTGAAGAAGAAGGCCTGGAAGAAGGCAGGAAATCCGAATTTTCTCAGGATCCGGTCGCCGAAGAAATCCTTGAAGTAGCGCAGCGGGGTCAGTCGCGGCCGTTCGCTCACTTCGGGACGCTTTTCCTTGAGAAAAAAGGCCGCACCGGCCACGAGGAGGACCTGGGCGAAGGCGGCGATGTAGTAGAGGATTTCGGCCCCGAGATCGTCGCCGGCGACCGCCAGGAGCCAGCCCATCCCTTTCTTCAGGAAAAAGAAGCTGACCACCTGCGAGGAGGTCAGGATGAGGGCGTTGGCCAGAATGCGCTGCCGCGGTGGCACCAGATCGGCCAGCAGGGGATGATCCGACCCCCATAGGATGTCCTGGGAGAACTGGTAAATCACAACCAGAACCACGAAGAACCAGAAAATCCGGGTTTCGGGGATCAGGACCAGGCAGAACGCGACCATCGGCGCACCGACGATGAGAAAGAAGGCCCTTCGCCCGAGCGGCGTCCAGATGCGATCCCCCAGGATGCCGACCAGCGGCTGGGCGATGAATCCGAAAAACGGATTCAGGGCAAGGATCAGGCCGATGACAAAGGGATCGTTGGTAAAACCCTTGATCGTCAGCGGAAGGATACTGGCCGAGATGCCCTCGGTGATGACGAGTCCACTCCAGATCGAACAGAGAATGACAAAGACGGAGATCGGCGCTTTCTCCGGTCGCGGCTTCTGAACGGAGGGGGTGGATTCAGTCATCGGGGGGGGATTGGGTCATGCCGGCGGCGCCGGGGAGGGCGAAGTGGAGCTCTCCAGGCGAGGAGGCTTCATCGGGTCAGAATGGCGGGTCCCGCGGGGCGGGAAACAGCTTTGCGGCTTTACCGTTCTGCGTCCCCCGGGCGATCATTCGATGTCGGGGCGGATCGCACCACAACCTCGGCCCGCCGCACTCCGTCACCATGGCGGTCCCGAACGGTCTTCCCGTGCTTCCAATTGGCGCCAATAAGGGTGGCCCGGGGAAAATCCGGAATACCGGATTCGTTGTTGTGGATCTGACTGATGACCATGTCGACCGCCGCTTCGCCCGCGACGTCATTGTGCTGGTGCATGCCCGCAATTTCCGGTCGGGCGGCCCGCCACTCCAGCTGGATCAGTCCGATATCCTCAGGAATCCGCATCGGGCGATCTTCGAGCCAGTGAAGCACCTGGTTGTAGAGAGTGAAGACCACATCGGGCTGGTGATGGTCGAGCCACCGGTAGAAGACCGACGGATCGGCGCCGGCTTCATCAAAGGCGGTGAAGGCGGGAACCCGCCGTCTCTTGGGCAGGGATTCCTGTCCGATAAGGATGCCCGCGGAAAACCGGCATTCCACCAGCCGGTCAATGATCTCGTCCAGAACCAGGGCCGGTCGCCGATAACCCAGTTCGAGGGCTTTCTCAAAGGCGGCGAGCGAGAGATTGTGATGGTCGACACAACTGAAGGAGAGGGACGGATCACGGGTCCGGACGCCTGTCACCACGGTCGGGAACGCCTCCCAGACCGGTTTCAGGTGCGCCGGCAACCGATTGCGGTCCATCAACCCGACGACCACAATTCCCTTGATTCCCCGAGCCCGCAGAATCCGGATCCAACTCGACGCCTTCAGCTCGGGATCATGCATCCAGAAAGAGTCGAAACTGTAGCCCAGCTTCGCCGCCCGGCGCCGGCAGCCTTCGACGTAGACGGGGATGGTCGGGTGGTCGCTGAACGCCTTCGGATCCAGATTGGCATTCACCAATGCCAGTTTGGCCTGGAACCGGGGGGTCTGGCTGGCCCGGAGTTGCGCCATCAGATGGGAGATGACGGCATTGGGCTGGTAACCGAGATTCTCGGCTGCAGCCTGGATTTTCTCGCGGGTGGCAACCGGTATCTGGGCATCGCCCCGCAGCGCCAGGGATACCGTGTTCTTCGAATAGCCGACGACTGCGGCGACGTCGCTCAGGGTGACCCGTGCCATTGCCTGCATGACTACTTTACCGTCAAGAGACCGGCAAGGCGAATCTCGGGAACGGATCCGGCCGTTTCCCGCTATTCCATCATCTCTTCGATGGATTGAAAGTAGCCGGCATAAAACTGAAGGACCTGCCACGCCATGAAGAGGGCGACGATCAGAAAGAGCAGCTTGGGATACCAGAAAGCAGCCGA carries:
- a CDS encoding MFS transporter codes for the protein MTESTPSVQKPRPEKAPISVFVILCSIWSGLVITEGISASILPLTIKGFTNDPFVIGLILALNPFFGFIAQPLVGILGDRIWTPLGRRAFFLIVGAPMVAFCLVLIPETRIFWFFVVLVVIYQFSQDILWGSDHPLLADLVPPRQRILANALILTSSQVVSFFFLKKGMGWLLAVAGDDLGAEILYYIAAFAQVLLVAGAAFFLKEKRPEVSERPRLTPLRYFKDFFGDRILRKFGFPAFFQAFFFSVITTFVVLFAVESVGLTTSDFGNSWSILPLLSLFLAIPMGLAVEKYLPKQWALVAGYGLGLAGCAFGYFAADGNDLTILAVAFGFGMLICNLTQKPFFTEFIPRDIIGQVAGTYNICFAVGRTLAAAGGGYLIKLLGNDYRMIFPIAFGAGVTATVLAMTLRDPRFQAERLARKAATARVG
- a CDS encoding LacI family DNA-binding transcriptional regulator encodes the protein MQAMARVTLSDVAAVVGYSKNTVSLALRGDAQIPVATREKIQAAAENLGYQPNAVISHLMAQLRASQTPRFQAKLALVNANLDPKAFSDHPTIPVYVEGCRRRAAKLGYSFDSFWMHDPELKASSWIRILRARGIKGIVVVGLMDRNRLPAHLKPVWEAFPTVVTGVRTRDPSLSFSCVDHHNLSLAAFEKALELGYRRPALVLDEIIDRLVECRFSAGILIGQESLPKRRRVPAFTAFDEAGADPSVFYRWLDHHQPDVVFTLYNQVLHWLEDRPMRIPEDIGLIQLEWRAARPEIAGMHQHNDVAGEAAVDMVISQIHNNESGIPDFPRATLIGANWKHGKTVRDRHGDGVRRAEVVVRSAPTSNDRPGDAER